In Solanum pennellii chromosome 7, SPENNV200, the following are encoded in one genomic region:
- the LOC107024841 gene encoding uncharacterized protein LOC107024841, protein MNTRRNAGQGRGGATAGGNQVPPQVPDEGVAIPVNPDGLTDAEVRTALAQIAQAITMQAQAVTAQANIEDVQWENPPEFMDEVHKILVSKGATDTEKPKLASYRVKDVAQSWSKMWQDSRPLGGVLVMRELFKTAFLERFFLREMREAKVEEFINLKQGSMTIREYSLKFVKITRYATSVVSKRRNEISRFLTGIMGDLEEECPSTKLHDNKDLSRLIVHVKLVEDSRKRRGVCDIRRPKPFDQAGPINGGTRTTLASVSSPNSKRRIRVRGTLTFRV, encoded by the exons ATGAACACTAGAAGGAATGCTGGTCAAGGGAGGGGAGGAGCAACTGCTGGGGGTAACCAAGTTCCACCCCAGGTTCCAGATGAAGGAGTGGCTATACCAGTTAACCCAGATGGGTTGACTGATGCAGAGGTGCGAACCGCTCTCGCTCAGATCGCTCAAgccatcactatgcaggcccaGGCAGTGACAGCCCAGGCCAACATCGAAGATGTTCAGTGGGAGAACCCACCC GAGTTTATGGATGAGGTACATAAGATCTTGGTTTCCAAGGGGGCCACAGATACTGAGAAGCCTAAGCTGGCTTCCTATAGggtcaaggatgttgcacagtcTTGGagcaagatgtggcaagatagccgACCTTTGGGCGGAGTTCTGGTGATGCGGGAGCTATTTAAGACAGCCTTCCTGGAGAGATTTTTCCtcagggagatgagggaggccaaggttgaggagtttatcaaccttaaacagGGATCGATGACAATCAgagagtattccctgaagtttgtgaaaATAACCAGGTATGCCACTTCTGTTGTATCTAAGAGAAGGAATGAGATAAGTAGGTTCCTTACAGGAATCATGGGAGATCTGGAGGAAGAGTGTCCATCTACGAAGCTCCACGATAACAAggacctctccaggttgatAGTACATGTTAAGCTGGTAGAGGACAGCCGGAAGAGGAGGGGTGTCTGTGATATTAGGAGGCCTAAACCTTTTGATCAGGCAGGTCCTATTAATGGTGGAACAAGAACAACTTTGGCATCCGTGAGCAGCCCAAATTCAAAAAGGCGCATCAGAGTTCGAGGAACTCTAACTTTCAGAGTGTGa